The Ignavibacteriales bacterium sequence TGGGACGCAGCAGATGCCGCCGTCTCAGCTCCTGGCTGGAGTTGCGCTCTTTATTACTTTTTTTATAATGGCGCCGACTTGGAATAAGGTCAACGACGAAGCGCTTAAGCCGTTAATGGCCAATAAAATCAATGTTGAGGAAGCCTACAACAAAGGTATTGAACCAATTCGACAGTTCATGTTCAAACAGACACGCAGTGAAGATATGGAATTGTTTATTGGGTTATCCAACCTTCCTCGACCTGCAAATAGGAACGAAGTTTCTACAATTATTTTAATTCCATCTTTTGTTCTTAGCGAATTGCGCGCGGGATTTATAATGGGATTTTTTCTTTTCATTCCGTTCATAATGGTTGATATGATAATCTCCAGCATACTAATGTCCATGGGAATGATGATGATGCCGCCAATGATGATCTCTCTTCCATTTAAAATTTTACTTTTCATTCTTGTTGACGGCTGGAATTTAATTGTCGGTTCTTTGGTAAGGAGTTTTGCATAAATGACTGAAGAACTCATCATAGAAGTGTTGAAAGAAACTTTCTGGACCACGTTTTTGATCCTTCTTCCGGTTCTGGGCGTTTCTCTAATAGTCGGAATTTTTATTTCTGTTTTTCAAGCCGCAACTTCAATTCAAGAAATGACTTTAACATTTGTTCCCAAAATCATTGCTGCGGCATTGGTCATAATTTTTATGCTGCCGTGGATGATTGATAAAATGGTTGCAATCACAATAAAAATGTTCACAATGTTTCAACATGTGCTGCGATGACAGAAATTTTAATCGGCGATTTTGTGATAGTTCTCCTCATTTTTCTACGAATCATTTCAATGATAGTGACTGCTCCCATATTGGGGCATAATTCATTTCCAACAATTGCCAAAATATTTCTGTCGATGGTCATTGCGTACATGGTTTTTTTGACTATTGACAAAAGCAAAATTGTTATCGATATAAATCTTATCTCGCTCGCTCTAAGTGCCGCAAAAGAAATTATTACCGGAATAATTATGGGCTTTATGCTCAACTTTGTTTTTTACGGAATTTCTTTTGCCGGTCATTTAATTGGTTACGATATGGGATTGATGATGGCTGAAGTTATGAATCCATTGCAGGAAGCAAACAATAATGTTGTTGGAGAAGTAATTTATTATGTCTCGATGATGATTTTTATTCTTATCAACGGGCATCATTACATAATCAGCGCCGTAGTTGCTTCATTTAGTGTTGTTCCTCTTTCTAAGAGTACTGTAACTTTACCAGTAGTACAGTTGATTGTAAAATATTCCTTTGCGGTTTTTACAATTGCAATAAAAATTGCAGCGCCAATAATGGTTTCTTTCTTCTTAGTTCATATTGCCGAAGGTATTATCTCGCGCGTTATTCCGAATATCCAGGTATTCTTTGTAACACAACCGGCTAAGATTGGGCTTGGACTTGTTTTTCTTTCTGCATTGGCACCGATTTATGTTTTTGTTATAAAAAATTTGCTCCAGAATTATGAATCGCAACTCACAAATATTATCAAAACGATGGGTATCTGATAATGGCTGAGAATGACGGACAGGAAAAATCCGAACAACCGACCGGCAAGAAATTATCGGATGCTAGGGATAAAGGGCAGGTTGCCAATAGCAAAGAGATCAATTCACTTGCTGTCTTTGGCACTGGCTTAATTTTAATTTATCTCACGAAAGGATTTCTTGGAGAAAAGTTTTCTGAGTTTACAATTGAAACATTAGGATCGCTCGAAAAATTTGACCTCAACAAAACAATAATTCAAACCTACATGCTGAAATGGGCTCTTTTTTTTATTACTCTTCTTGCTCCGGTTTTAATTGGAATTGTTGTGGTTACTTTAATAACCAACATTGCGCAAGTAGGATTCAAGTTTAAGACAAGCGTTTTCATGCCCAAAATGGAACGCTTTAACCCCTTCACCGGAATTAAGAGAATTTTATTTTCATCACATTCTTTCATTGAAGTCGCAAAATCATTAGCAAAATTATTCATGATAGGATTGTTCACTTACTTTATTATTTCAAAATTGATTCAGGATACAAGTCTTCTAATTCAGCTAAGTATCGAAGAGACTTTAAAGTTTATGCTCGATGCGGCATTCTCGATGATCTGGAAGATCGTTCTCTTCTTTGCAGCTCTTGCCGCAATTGATTTGACTTTCCAAAAATTCAAATTCAAAAAAGATATGATGATGTCTAAAGAAGAAGTGAAAGAAGAGATGAAACAGAGCGAAGGCGATCCGCATATCAAGGCAAGAATACGAAGACAGATGTTATCTATGGCGCACAAGAGAATGATGAAAGATGTTCCCAAAGCTGATGTAGTTGTAACAAATCCTACTCACTTTGCTATTGCTATCAAATATGAAATTAATAAAGACAACGCCCCCAAAATAGTTGCTAAAGGTATGGATGAACTTGCACAGCGAATCAAGAAAATTGCGGTCGAAAATAATATTCCTCTTTATGAAGACAAAGAACTTGCACGGGCACTCTACAAATCTGCTGAAGTCGGCTATGAAATACCGACAAAATTATTTAAAGCAGTAGCTCAAATTCTTGCATACATCTTTCAAATGAAAAAACTGAAAAAGAAAAGGAGTATAATCTAGCCGGATGAAAGCTCTCGGTAAAAATAGCGATATATTTCTGGCGTTCGGTTTAATCATGATGCTGGGGTTAATGCTTGTTCCGCTCTCCCCGACAGTCCTTGATTTTCTATTTGCACTTAACATCACACTTTCGATTTTAGTCCTAATCGTTTCTCTTTATATACAATCGCCTTTGGATATTTCTGTCTTTCCGGGATTGCTGCTGGTAACAACTTTGTTCCGTCTTGGTTTGAATATCAGTTCAACGCGGTTGGTCCTAATAGAAGGTTATGCGGGAAGAGTAATCGAATCATTCGGTTCATTTGTAGTTGGCGGTAATTATGTTGTGGGCTTCATTGTATTTATAATACTTGTTGTTATTCAGTTCATAGTAATTGTAAAAGGATCCGGAAGAATTTCTGAAGTAGCCGCGCGTTTCACTCTTGATGCAATGCCCGGAAAGCAGATGGCGATTGATGCTGATTTGAACACCGGACTGGTTTCAGAAAGCGATGCGAGAAAAAGAAGAGAAAATATTAGCCGTGAAGCTGAATTTTACGGTGCGATGGATGGAGCCAGCAAATTTGTTAAAGGTGATGCAATTGCGGGATTAATAATAAATGGCGTTAATATTCTCGGCGGATTTATAATCGGTGTAGCTCAAAAAGGATTATCGTTTCAAGACGCACTTCAAACGTATACAATTCTTACAATCGGTGATGGACTGGTTTCACAAATTCCGGCATTGATTATTTCTACTGCTGCCGGTCTTGTAGTAACACGCAGCGCTGCAGGCACAGCTTTAGATTTTCAAATGAAAACACAGCTCTTCTCAAATCCAAGAGTACTTGGAATAGTGAGCGGTGCAATCTTTTTATTTGCTTTGATTCCGGGAATGCCTGCAATTCCATTTTTAATGATCAGTATTATATTAGGTACAACGTCATACGTTTCTAAGAAAAATAAAACTTCTATTCCGTTGAATAATACTGAGGAAGAAATTCTGATTGCTGAACCGGCGGAAGAAAAAATTGAGCAGTATTTACAAGTTGATCCAATTGAAATTGAGATCGGGTACGGACTTATAAGTCTTGTTGATGAAAAGCAGGGCGGAAATCTATTCCAAAAAATTTCTTCTACAAGAAAATTAATTGCGCTTGAATTCGGAGTTTTAATTCCGCCTGTTAGAGTACGTGACAATCTTCAACTTGCACCGAATGAATATATTATCAAAATAAAAGGAAATGTTATTTCCAATTATGAAGTTTTTCCGGACCGTCTTCTTGCTATGAATCCGGGTACTATTGAAGAAACTTTATCTGGAATGCCGACGACAGATCCAGCGTTTGGTCTGCAAAGTTTTTGGATTACAAGTGAGGAAAAAGAAAAATCTGAAATGCTCGGTTACACTGTTGTTGATTGCATCTCTGTTCTATCCACTCATCTCCAGGAGGTGTTGAAGAAAAATTTTGACAAAATACTTTCACGGCAGGAAGTAAAACAGCTTCTCGAAAATATTAAAAAAGATTACTCAGCCGTTGTTGATGAAATCAATCCGGAAGTATTAAATCTTGGTACAATTCAAAAAGTTTTGCAAAACTTATTGAAAGAAAACATTCCGATAAAAGATTTTGTACAGATTCTTGAAGCGTTGATTGATTATTCCAAAACAACTAAAAATGTTGATGTACTCACGGAATATGTACGCCACACAATCGGAAGCACAATTGCAACTCTTTACAAAGATTCAAATGGAATTATACATGCAAGCGCGCTAAGCGAAAACTTGGAAACGGCAATAACCAAGTCGCTCCAGGCTCAAAAGGATAGCATAGTTACACTCGGTTTAAATCCAATGGTTTTGCGTGAACTAAATTTACAGCTTCAACAAATGATTGAAAACTTTAACAAACTCGGGTACTTGCCAATTCTAATTACATCGGCAACTATCCGTCCGTATTTCTACCGATTGGTAAACAGCAGTTTCCCGGATTTGACGGTACTGTCATATTCCGAGTTGCCGTCAAATATCGAATTGGAATTTTTAGGAAAGCTAGAGGTAAAAAATGCAAATTAAAAAATATATCGCTCCATCATTAAAGGAAGCTACACAGCAAATGAAACTTGAGATGGGTATCGACGCAATTATTCTTGGCACGCGTGTTCTCGAAAATGACAAACGATTCAATTTGAAAAAGATGTATGAAATAACTGCCGGTATAGACCAGCCCGCCAAAGCGAGTGTTGATAATCGCGTTGAACAAAAGAAACCATCTTCGGAAACTTATAAATCCGAACTTGAAGCGCTGACAAAAAAGATTTATCAGAAACCCGAAGTTATTCCTATTTCCGAAGATAAAAAGAATAAAAATTCACGCGCGGCTTCATCGGTAAAAACTTTTGACAGAGAAATAGCCGAGATAGCCGAAACATTGCAGCTTCACGAGATTCAAAAAAATATTGCTAATACATTGATTCAACATTTATCAAATTCATCCGGGTTTGTTGACGAATCGGATATAGAAAATTATCTCCTCTCAACAATGGCTTCAATGATTCCAACTACAAGTTTTAAAGTGAATAAAAAGAAGACACATAAGATAGCTCTTGTCGGTCCAACTGGAGTTGGAAAAACAACATGTATCGCAAAACTTGCTGTAATCTCTAAAATAATTCACAAGCTCAATGTAGGACTTATCTCGATTGATACTTACCGGCTCGGAGCTATTGATCAACTGAGAATATTCTCTGAGATCAGCGATATAGAAATGGCAGTTGCTTATGAACCGGAAGAAATTCCTAAGCTTATAAAAAAGTTTAAGAACAAGGATTTGATTTTTATTGATACTGTTGGAAGAAGCCAGAACAGCAAAAAAAGTCTGGATGCAATTAAAACTCATCTGGACGCGGCTCAAGTTGATGAAACAGTGCTTGTTGTTAGCGCAACCAATTCAACCAGAACTAATAATGATGTCGCTGAAAAATTTAAAAGTTTGAAATACAGCTCGGTCATTTTTTCGAAAGTTGATGAAGCGGTTTCATACGGCAATATTATGAATCTGGCTGTAACTCAAAATATACCGGTTATGTTTTTAACTAATGGTCAAGTTATTCCGGACGACATTGTTTCCGTAACTCCGGCATTTTTGGCAAATATGGTTTACACAGGTAAGTTGTACAAATGAACAGTCAAGCATCACGACTGATGGAGCTAAACAAACTTGCGGAAGTTGGAAAAAGAAATTCCGTTTCCAAGATTATCTCTGTCTGCTCGGGCAAAGGCGGTACCGGAAAAACTTTTTTCGCTGCAAATTTTGCTTATCAACTTTCACGGCTGAATAAAAAAGTTTTGCTTGTTGATCTTGACCTAAATTTCTCAAATCTGAATATCCTATTGAATCAAACTACAACTAAAACAATTTCTTCTTTCTTTGCGCAGACCGAATCAATAGACGAAATAGTTTTTAACTATGCCGTCAATCTGGATTTAATTTACGGGGACTCGGGAAGAAGCGATTACCCAAGAGTAAGCCGGGAAATTTTAGATTACTTCTTTGTTATGCTTAGAAAGATTCAAGACAAGTATGATTATATCATTTTAGATTCATCGGCCGGGGCATATGATCTGGTGCTTCGCCAACTACTAAAATCGGATTATAACATTATTGTAACATCCCCGGAACCAACTGCCTTGATGGACGCATATGTTATTTTAAAACTTTTGATTGAGAACGAATCCGAAACAGAAAGATTTGTTGTGGTTAATAAATGCAGTGATGCCGACGAAGGAGAAAATGCATTTATAAATCTTTCAACGGCAGTCAATCATTTCTTAAAAGAACATTTAGAATTGCTCGGAATAATCAGTTATGACAGCGCCGCGCATAAATCAATTATTAATCAAGAACTGCTTCTTAATTTCGATCCGCAATCGATCGCAGCAAATGAAATTAATCTATTTGTAAAGCGATTCATTACTATCACACAACTGGCTAATAATAACCAACCCAGATAGTCAAAGCAACTCTTTTTCTTTCTAAATCATTCAAAAACCAATGTTTGCAATGCCCCGGCGGCATACATGGTATGGTATAGTGTTTGCAACTTTATAAACAAAAAAAGGATGCTATGAACAAGATAATTCTTCAAACCGGGTTGCTGATATTTTTCTTTTCGGTAATCTATTTTACACAACGGGGAATGCCTCTTGAAAAAATTCTACTCAATTCATTTGTCATCTTTATCATAGTTACTTCTATGCTTAGCATAATAGTAATTGGAATAATTAAAGCAATTAATAGAAACTCGCTTAATAAATTGAGCGACTATTCAGAGAACTTAGCAGGAAAAACAAAAAATGAGTAATACAGCTCTTTGGACCTCGTACAAACAAAATCCATCAACGGATTTGAAGAAACAGATTGTTCTAAATTATGTAAATCTTG is a genomic window containing:
- the fliP gene encoding flagellar type III secretion system pore protein FliP (The bacterial flagellar biogenesis protein FliP forms a type III secretion system (T3SS)-type pore required for flagellar assembly.) — protein: MNKKSFLIIIAAVFIFIAADSFAQQKSVSIPFPKINVDVGTAKNGNDVSVTLQILLLMTVLSLAPSLVIMTTAYLRIIIVFSFLKSALGTQQMPPSQLLAGVALFITFFIMAPTWNKVNDEALKPLMANKINVEEAYNKGIEPIRQFMFKQTRSEDMELFIGLSNLPRPANRNEVSTIILIPSFVLSELRAGFIMGFFLFIPFIMVDMIISSILMSMGMMMMPPMMISLPFKILLFILVDGWNLIVGSLVRSFA
- the fliQ gene encoding flagellar biosynthesis protein FliQ; the protein is MTEELIIEVLKETFWTTFLILLPVLGVSLIVGIFISVFQAATSIQEMTLTFVPKIIAAALVIIFMLPWMIDKMVAITIKMFTMFQHVLR
- the fliR gene encoding flagellar biosynthetic protein FliR: MTEILIGDFVIVLLIFLRIISMIVTAPILGHNSFPTIAKIFLSMVIAYMVFLTIDKSKIVIDINLISLALSAAKEIITGIIMGFMLNFVFYGISFAGHLIGYDMGLMMAEVMNPLQEANNNVVGEVIYYVSMMIFILINGHHYIISAVVASFSVVPLSKSTVTLPVVQLIVKYSFAVFTIAIKIAAPIMVSFFLVHIAEGIISRVIPNIQVFFVTQPAKIGLGLVFLSALAPIYVFVIKNLLQNYESQLTNIIKTMGI
- the flhB gene encoding flagellar biosynthesis protein FlhB, whose protein sequence is MAENDGQEKSEQPTGKKLSDARDKGQVANSKEINSLAVFGTGLILIYLTKGFLGEKFSEFTIETLGSLEKFDLNKTIIQTYMLKWALFFITLLAPVLIGIVVVTLITNIAQVGFKFKTSVFMPKMERFNPFTGIKRILFSSHSFIEVAKSLAKLFMIGLFTYFIISKLIQDTSLLIQLSIEETLKFMLDAAFSMIWKIVLFFAALAAIDLTFQKFKFKKDMMMSKEEVKEEMKQSEGDPHIKARIRRQMLSMAHKRMMKDVPKADVVVTNPTHFAIAIKYEINKDNAPKIVAKGMDELAQRIKKIAVENNIPLYEDKELARALYKSAEVGYEIPTKLFKAVAQILAYIFQMKKLKKKRSII
- the flhA gene encoding flagellar biosynthesis protein FlhA, which translates into the protein MKALGKNSDIFLAFGLIMMLGLMLVPLSPTVLDFLFALNITLSILVLIVSLYIQSPLDISVFPGLLLVTTLFRLGLNISSTRLVLIEGYAGRVIESFGSFVVGGNYVVGFIVFIILVVIQFIVIVKGSGRISEVAARFTLDAMPGKQMAIDADLNTGLVSESDARKRRENISREAEFYGAMDGASKFVKGDAIAGLIINGVNILGGFIIGVAQKGLSFQDALQTYTILTIGDGLVSQIPALIISTAAGLVVTRSAAGTALDFQMKTQLFSNPRVLGIVSGAIFLFALIPGMPAIPFLMISIILGTTSYVSKKNKTSIPLNNTEEEILIAEPAEEKIEQYLQVDPIEIEIGYGLISLVDEKQGGNLFQKISSTRKLIALEFGVLIPPVRVRDNLQLAPNEYIIKIKGNVISNYEVFPDRLLAMNPGTIEETLSGMPTTDPAFGLQSFWITSEEKEKSEMLGYTVVDCISVLSTHLQEVLKKNFDKILSRQEVKQLLENIKKDYSAVVDEINPEVLNLGTIQKVLQNLLKENIPIKDFVQILEALIDYSKTTKNVDVLTEYVRHTIGSTIATLYKDSNGIIHASALSENLETAITKSLQAQKDSIVTLGLNPMVLRELNLQLQQMIENFNKLGYLPILITSATIRPYFYRLVNSSFPDLTVLSYSELPSNIELEFLGKLEVKNAN
- the flhF gene encoding flagellar biosynthesis protein FlhF; translated protein: MQIKKYIAPSLKEATQQMKLEMGIDAIILGTRVLENDKRFNLKKMYEITAGIDQPAKASVDNRVEQKKPSSETYKSELEALTKKIYQKPEVIPISEDKKNKNSRAASSVKTFDREIAEIAETLQLHEIQKNIANTLIQHLSNSSGFVDESDIENYLLSTMASMIPTTSFKVNKKKTHKIALVGPTGVGKTTCIAKLAVISKIIHKLNVGLISIDTYRLGAIDQLRIFSEISDIEMAVAYEPEEIPKLIKKFKNKDLIFIDTVGRSQNSKKSLDAIKTHLDAAQVDETVLVVSATNSTRTNNDVAEKFKSLKYSSVIFSKVDEAVSYGNIMNLAVTQNIPVMFLTNGQVIPDDIVSVTPAFLANMVYTGKLYK
- a CDS encoding AAA family ATPase, translating into MNSQASRLMELNKLAEVGKRNSVSKIISVCSGKGGTGKTFFAANFAYQLSRLNKKVLLVDLDLNFSNLNILLNQTTTKTISSFFAQTESIDEIVFNYAVNLDLIYGDSGRSDYPRVSREILDYFFVMLRKIQDKYDYIILDSSAGAYDLVLRQLLKSDYNIIVTSPEPTALMDAYVILKLLIENESETERFVVVNKCSDADEGENAFINLSTAVNHFLKEHLELLGIISYDSAAHKSIINQELLLNFDPQSIAANEINLFVKRFITITQLANNNQPR